The Xenopus tropicalis strain Nigerian chromosome 7, UCB_Xtro_10.0, whole genome shotgun sequence genome includes a region encoding these proteins:
- the LOC733735 gene encoding cdc42 effector protein 5 (The RefSeq protein has 1 non-frameshifting indel compared to this genomic sequence), giving the protein MPILKQSNSKKKLRIDRDMISAPLGDFRHTMHVGRGGDVFGDTSFLSNHGPSSASQVEVQAPKKNGLTTHGSGDQEESKTADSLSQISQSSGIGSGAGSVSSSPINNIPSKDDNLWNSGSSVGQRDQLDWLSPGKNCGMKHAESILSFHLDLGPSILDEVLGVMDKDISSTDWNSTDDQFNFGYKCSPAGTAENEKLIPASLAETKGVHCNMSNTLPITNLNVHHNSITTSENPEGNQSTYEGDSEEEKRSIYEGIADDPESHDGHLHTSHRVQVEEDDDDDDDDDDDAGQGYTFDEDLDDEIGV; this is encoded by the coding sequence ATGCCTATTCTCAAGCAATCCAATTCCAAAAAGAAACTGCGCATTGATAGAGACATGATTAGTGCCCCTTTGGGGGATTTTAGGCACACCATGCATGTCGGCAGAGGAGGAGATGTCTTTGGCGATACATCCTTCCTGAGCAATCATGGGCCTTCCTCTGCTTCACAAGTGGAAGTCCAAGCCCCAAAGAAGAATGGCCTTACGACGCATGGTTCTGGAGATCAAGAGGAAAGTAAAACGGCAGACTCTCTTAGTCAGATTTCACAGTCCTCTGGAATAGGGTCAGGCGCAGGAAGTGTCtcctccagcccaataaacaaCATCCCATCCAAAGATGATAACTTGTGGAACAGCGGCAGCAGTGTTGGACAGAGAGATCAGCTCGACTGGCTCTCCCCTGGAAAGAACTGTGGGATGAAGCATGCAGAATCTATTTTGTCTTTCCATCTTGACTTGGGACCTTCCATCTTGGATGAAGTGTTGGGTGTAATGGACAAAGATATTTCTTCCACTGACTGGAATAGTACAGATGACCAGTTTAATTTTGGGTACAAATGCTCCCCAGCTGGCACAGCAGAAAATGAAAAACTAATACCAGCTTCCTTGGCAGAAACAAAAGGAGTCCACTGTAATATGTCAAACACTCTGCCAATCACAAACCTCAATGTACACCACAACTCAATCACTACCTCTGAAAACCCGGAAGGTAACCAGTCCACTTATGAGGGCGACAGCGAAGAAGAAAAACGCTCTATCTACGAGGGAATTGCCGATGATCCAGAGTCGCACGACGGCCACCTACACACAAGCCACCGAGTACAAGTGGAGGaggacgatgatgatgatgatgacgacgacGATGCAGGGCAGGGATACACATTTGATGAAGACCTCGATGATGAAATTGGTGTATAG